The Biomphalaria glabrata chromosome 7, xgBioGlab47.1, whole genome shotgun sequence region CTTACTTTGATAAAGTCTACCCAGCTTACTTTGATAAAGTCTACCCAGCTTACTTTGATAAAGTCTACCCAGCTTACTTTGATAAAGTCTACCCAGCTTACTTTGATAAAGTCTACCCAGCTTACTTTGATAAAGTCTACCCAGCTTACTTTGATAAAATCTACCCAGCTTACTTTGATAAAGTCTACCCAGCTTACTTTGATAAAGTCTACCCAGCTTACTTTGATAAAATCTACCCAGCTTACTTTGATAAAATCTACCCAGCTTACTTTGATAAAGTCTACCCAGCTTACTTTGATAAAGTCTACCCAGCTTACTTTGATAAAGTCTACCCAGCTTACTTTGATTAAATCTACCCAGCTTACTTTGAAAAAGTCTACCCAGCTTACTTTGATAAAGTCTACCCAGCTTACTTTGATAAAGTCTACCCAGCTTACTTTGATAAAGTCTACCCAGCTTACTTTGATAAAGTCTACCCAGCTTACTTTGATTAAATCTACCCAGCTTACTTTGAAAAAGTCTACCCAGCTTACTTT contains the following coding sequences:
- the LOC129927132 gene encoding deleted in azoospermia protein 3-like yields the protein MLQQYLLTGPYVQAINENVYPAYFDKVYPAYFDKVYPAYFDKVYPAYFDKIYPAYFDKVYPAYFDKVYPAYFDKVYPAYFDKVYPAYFDKVYLAYFDKIYPAYFDKIYPAYFDKVYPAYFDKVYPAYFDKVYPAYFDKVYPAYFDKVYPAYFDKVYPAYFDKIYPAYFDKVYPAYFDKVYPAYFDKIYPAYFDKIYPAYFDKVYPAYFDKVYPAYFDKVYPAYFD